Genomic DNA from Perca fluviatilis chromosome 12, GENO_Pfluv_1.0, whole genome shotgun sequence:
TGGTAGATCAGTCTGTGGAGAACTGAACTGGTATGTGGTTACagtaaattataataaatactGTGTTAAAGTTGGTATATTTCCTTTAGGATTCTACATGGCTTATGAACATGTAGAAAGCGCATGAAAAGGGCTGGAAATTGAATATTGTGGCTCTTTTCTAGTCAATttgctatctttttttttaagattatttgttgggcattttaggcctttatttgacaggacagctgaagacgtgaaaggggagagagaggggggaataacatgcagcaaagggccgcaggtcggagtcgaacccggcctgctgcgtcgaggagtaaacctctatatatgagcGCCTACCAACTGAGTTTTTTATcataaactaaaataatttGGATTTATGTGGAGCAAAGTTGTAAAGCAAGGAAGAAAAACTACCAGGTAGGCCTACCTACATTTTATGAACAGGCACCTTCtataaagtttatttatttatttaactatttCATTTATAAAGGGTAGCTTTCCAATCGATTCTGCTGTCACAAAAAAGGTCAGGTTTCTCTATTTCAAATTGCTGTCAGCAAAAGCGATCTAAAATAACACATGGTATGAAGCCACTAATAAGGGCTTTTAAATCATTAGGTCCGTAAATGTTTGTAGTGAATATTAATAAGttgtttataaataaattgtagTGCAGATGCTCTGCAGCTGAAACCAAAAAGACAAAGCAATGTGTCATGCTGAAGGAGGATACGAGAGATTTTTTCACAACATGGCAATCCAAACGGTGTTGTTATTAATTGCTTTAATGGCTTAAACggatattaaataataataataataataataataataataataataataataataataatttaagtcAATAGTTACAGCATAAATTAGGCTATTGAAAAAGGATGCCTTGTTGGAAAGTAGAACAGACTTTATTGTTTCTTTGGACGGTTTTATTATTGCTAGTAAAATACAACAGGAAGAAACGGACATATAGGCTACTCTGTGAACATGTTCTGGCATCATTATTATTGTCGGTAAAGATTTTTCACTCTGCAGCTGTTTTATGACACCAGCGTCAGGAGTTCATGACGTCAGCTCTTTATGAGGTCCACCCTCCAGTTTGACTCCTCAGAAACGGTAGTTTTGGTCGTTACTTCTGTTTCCATGCAGTCGATGGCTTTCACTCGTCTCACAATGTCCGGACAGTTCAGATCTTCAGCCTTTGTTTTTGCCTTGATTTTCTACGGTGTTATTATATCCGCAGGGGCGCAGACACCGACTACTTCTCCGGCTacgagtaagtgtgtgtgttttttttctccctttcagcTCTAGCTGTTGTGCTTTGTTTTGCAAGAGTTAGGTCAGGAGGTGGTCACATGACAGCAAAAAATGGATTTTCACTGATCATAAGAGCGGATAATCATGTCAATTCATGGTAATGGCTCATAAGGAAACTTAACCCTAGTTTTCCTTTTGCAAAGTGAGTCTGAATGTGTGAATCACTGTTAACACTGTTGATGATTTGTCACTGTGGGCAGAAAATTAAACCTCCAGTGAGATTTTATTGCATTTCTATTCTTGTACATTTAAACAACAGCTTGAACCTACACAGCAAAGGAGGGTCAGTATGCCCTACAagctactatatatatataacactgTAATGTATCCCTTTTTCAGCTCCTTGTGCCTTGAGATCCAACACCAGTTGTGCTGAATGCCTGCAgaatgtgacagtaagtctcttAATCTCCAGCCAAATACAAATAACTGTCTTCAGTATTGTTAATGATGTAGCCTAAATACCAAAGATACAATACTAAgcacagttttatttatttttttggggctttccgtctttaatggacaggacaagtgagaaaggagagagaaagggggaagacatgcaggaaattgtcacaggtcggagtcaaaccctggacctctgcgtcgaggcataaacctctaaatatatgttcgcctgctctacccactgaaccaacccagcCACGACTAAGCACAatatttgttgctgtttttgttgCAGTGTTTGTGGTGCATGCCAACCAAACAATGCGTGGACTACCCAGTGAGGAACATCTTGCCCCCCAGCAGCATCTGTCCATTGAATGACGCACGATGGGGGTTGTGTTGGGGTAAGAGTGACTAAACCAGGCCTCAGATAACCATTGATGCCAACTCTGGGTAGGCTATATCCTGCAAAAATGTAATGGCCACTATTTTCACAATCAATTTGTTGTTTGAGTCTTTTTGCCAAACATTCTCAAGTTACAGCTTCTCGATTGTGATggtttgctatttttttttttatctttctgaCTTGATAGCAAAGTGTGCTTTAGGAATTTGTGATGGGCATTTataactattttctgacattttaaaagtcaaACGAATAATCAATCAATAGAAACAATGGTCAGCCCTAGTAGAGGACTTTCTTCAGATAAATCTTAGTTTACTAATAGTGATAAGATGTGACTGTCTAGTCAATTACTTGACTGAATAACGACTGAATTACTCATTATGGTGCTTTTTCTCCACAGAATAACCATTAAGCAACTTCTAACTGGCTAAATGTCTTGATTTACTAGACCAACCCAACCACCAACTAACTAAAGTCTAAAAGGGGCAGTGGTGTCTATTTAATAGGCTTTATAATGTGATACATGGCTCATCAGTGAGTAATTTCCAGTGTTTCCCTTCTCTCTGTTTCCAGTAAACTTCCAGATTTTGATCATCACTATGTCAGTGCTGGgtggcatcatcatcatcaccattcTTGTTTGCTGCTTTTGCTGCTGCAAGTGTGAAAGAATTGGGTAAGCATTAAGTCACATGAAGTGTTGGCTGTGAAATCTGGTTTAATGTGGAAGGAGGAGGACAGGGAACACAATGGCTTGTTTTTCTGCGCCGCCAGGCTGATACCGCCGTCTCCAAAAGCCTGCCAGAATTTGTAAATGCAGCTTAGCTATGAAAATAACTTTGATCTTTCTATTAAGACAGACTGACATGGCCTcttataaaaacatatttatttgaTAATGGCTTTTGGATGAGGAGGAGACTGATACTGTTTATATTTACTTTCTGTATTAGGATAAAAGCAAAGCACATCAGACTTCTATCTCACTATTGTCATTTATATTGCAATGTGGttttctatatttattttacacattcTTATATTCTAGGAACAAGAAAGAAGATGCAAAGGTGGAGCGACAAACCCGGGCCAGAAAGAGCCGTCAGAAAGCAAAGTAAATGGCTGTTAAGGAGGGgatctgaaaaaaatgtatttaatattttcagatagaaaaataaaaaaactattagCTTCTGTTACTATCATTATAACGATAACCATCAACTAACATAAGAGGGAGTCTCTTCTACACCACATATTGCTGACATCAGCATGTTGATAAATAAGTTAATATGCTAAAAGAGGCAAAACTTTcttgcctttttaaaaatggtgcttaatgtattttaagaaaatgtgttatATACCATCAGCATAATACAAAAGTCCTAGTGTTGATCCTTCAGTGAGATTTGGAACACTGTAAGCGTGAGTGCGTCCAGTGTTCTCTGTTGTCCAACAATTTGTCTATGTTTCTTCCCGTACAGGAGAACAGAAATGCAGCTGAGACATGATGAAATCAGGCAGAAATATGGTGAGGCTAATTTCTATTTTGAGTGGTTTGAGTGggttaataaatgtaaatttggAATATCGATAATGCTTGTTTTCACAAAGCTTTGTTTACATGCAGTGATAAAACAGTTGCAAAATGAATGCATAATGAGGTATGGGAGAGATAAGATAAAATCTGTGCAGATGAAACAAGGGAACAACATAAAGAAGGCATTCATAAACCAAGAGAAAGAAGCTctaaaacaacacatttgaTCCAGTAGCGCCATCTTCTGTACTAAAATGACACTGCATACCTGATACACTAGATTCCAACATTTTTAACTTCAATCATTTTTGAAAGACAAGGATTTTAGAAACATGTTATTCAGTTTTAACCCaccattttaaattgtatgcaACCACTGAAACACTTCTAGATATTGGATATTATATTCCTAATCCAGTGATATGCTTGTAGCCATACAATGGGTTAAATGATTTGTTCTCTATTGTTCTTTTCAGGTATGGCAAAGGATAATCCATACGCCCGTATGGATGATCACTGAGAAGAATCTCAGCGATgattcctttaaaaaaatcccTTTAAAGGATTATATTGATGCCAGTAACATAGAGATACATAGCATATGAGAAACTGTGATTATCTGATCTGATTTCAGTGTTTGCCATATAATCAAAATCATTTTGAGTGTGCAGTATATTTCAAACATTGTCTCTTCACCTAATGATTCATATTTTATACACAGCTATTATACCAGATTAACCACTATTTTACTGATCGTCATTCATGTCTAAAgtacaacatttatttttatataaaaagtaaTTTGATAACATGTAATTCATTTGACACTGTTTTGCGATTTTATTTGTGAAtaaatatcagaatcagaatttgTTTCAGAACTTTCTTGGATAAAAGAAATGTGTGTTCTTGAACTACATGTGAGGGATTTGATTATTGTGCAGCTTTTGTTAGAAACAAATGGTGACCATTACacaaaattaaatgaataagAATGTTCACAAATTCCCCATTTTACTAATCCACAAAATAAGAGTGGTCAAAAGAAACTAATCAGTTCTGAGAGAAATTATGGAACCGCAAATCCTATGTGGAAATCAATGTCATCTGTGTGCCACTTTGTTAAGGAAATACACATGCCCCACTTGTGGAAATATTATCTTCCCTATTCACACATCCTAAAATATGACATTCTTTTATCTGTAGCAAGCATATTGTCATTCCTGAGAACAATTTGCCCTTTAATGATTGTGGAAAAACAGATAGGACTAATACATACCGTCTTGTAAAGACTACAAACCTGTGAGATCACACCGTGAATCATCATCCagaattgtatgtatgtatgaaatgtatgtatgttgtaagaGACTATAAATTATCATTTGAACCAAGTCTATGTAAACAACTCAGGGACTATAGTTGTAACAATGCTAAattctaaaaaaatatttgatatgACTATTTTTGAGAGTTGATTTATTAACCTATTAATAAGAAATGTTTATTATCTGAGACCATTTTTATTCAATACGTGGAATGTTGACCCTATGTGACGACCCTCTCTGCCATGTCTGCCTGTTACTTTGTTTGTGTGGCTGCTTTCCTTGTTGGTACTGCAGGTGGACATGGGTAGAGGGTCAGTAGAGTGGAAGCTCCTGGGCTCATTAGTTAAACTGGCAGCACCTGGGCTCTGTGGGCTAGTGAACTTTTAAAAGCCGCTTGGGTTCAGTTGTACCCTCTCCTCTCTGATGCACCATCCTGGCCTTGGTTGCTGTTAGGTTTGTTTTGCTGCACCATACAACACTGCAAATATACATTCTTTCACTCATGCACCCACTTACACTAATGAACTCACTGATCACACATCCCACtgttaaagtttatttttacattatgatttaaactaataaaacatttgttaaaTTGCATTGTGTTCATTTCCCTCTTTTGTCATGGCCGTGTGGCCTGGTTTGTGACACCTATTTTAGATAGATCTGCTTTCTAAAACTATAAGAAAAAATGATTACCATGATATTTCTGGTTGGTAAGTTGGGTTTCTGACTTACGCTGAAATGGAGTTTAATCAGTTAACTATTTGGATCTTTAGTTCAGTGCTTTGGTCTGATAGCCCCTGGCCTGAACTAAAGGGCTGGCTTTGCAGAGGGGCCCTTTGTTTTACCTATCTCGCGGGAATGCGCAAATTAGCGTGCGCGCTCACGTATCCGCGGCCCCGAGGAAAAGTGGAGAACGTGACCCTTTTGGTCgaatcacattttaaatttcaGTGCGCGCTCCTGCACAAACGAAAGAGCCGGAGGAACTGATAACCTGCTTCTCCGTTAACACTAGTCCATCTCTGCCTTATTAATCAATCTTCGGGAAAGTACCACAATGTCTGAAGAAAAGCCAAAGGTCAGTAACCGGTTTCTTCGAAGGGACAACTCGTCCAGGTTAGCTGTTCATTATGCCAGTTGCAAGTTAACGTTAGCACATTCAGCTAGCTAAGCTAGCTCTGCTTCCAGGCTACAGATGCCGCATTTGAGCGGGTTCGACGGAGAAAACAAAGGTTGACTAATTTGCGGATCTTGTAGCTATAGGCGCACATTTTTGTGTTTGCGGTGTCCCACCATATCAACACCGGCTACCGCAAGCTACTCATTGGCTTACTGTTAAATGTTTGTCAACGTCGGCATCAGAGGTTGCCAGTGAAATGAATGATTTGTTTTCCATTCGTGGCTTTCTGCGCCAATTTGAACATGgactaacgttagcatgctatgCTAACGAAGGGGAGAACCGAAAGGAGTGAGTGCGGTGTTTGGATGGTGAAGCCTTCCCCTAGGACCAAGCTTATCTTGTCAGATGTTAAACAGGAAGAAGACACGGTGCTATCTTCAaggaagacattttttttttttttagcattacaTTAACCAATACATTACCATCTGGTTCGTTTTTCGTcttagctgtgtaacgttatgtgcGTGCAATGGGGCCAGTGGGATTCAGTAGTCGCACTTTGAATGTCGGGGAAAACAAAAGATCAGCAGCATGTAGGAGTCGATATCATTCCTGTCAGTAGAAAAGGAGCATTTACTCGCATCTCCACTGTGGGAGCAGGTCTTTCATGGAGCAGTCTATATCCTGCACAAGCTGTGTCCTAATTTTTacagtctgtggtgtgtgtcCTCACATCTTTGGCCACCTTATTTTTACAACCTACAATTGAATTAACTTGTGCCACCATGTACTTGCAACAGTCCATCTTTAATAATGCTTTAGTCGCAGATAAGAATAACGTCACCATAACGCAGGTAGGTTGTTGTTGCTGATGAGTGTTTTCGTTGCAGGAGGGAGTGAAGACTGAGAACGACCACATTAACCTCAAGGTAGCTGGTCAGGATGGGTCAGTTGTACAGTTCAAAATCAAAAGGCATACTCCGCTCAGTAAACTAATGAAGGCATACTGCGAAAGACAGGTAAGTTCATTCTTAAAGACTAAAACATAAACTTTGTGGTAACAATAGACTTCTGACTTCATTACTAAATATACTAGACAATAACACTagaacaaattaataaaacatctGTATACTGTTTTGTTAACTTACTGTAGGCATCATCTAACTAATGTGCTATTTCTGTTACAGGGATTGTCAATTCGTCAGATAAGGTTTAGGTTTGATGGACAGCCAATTAATGAAACGGATACACCTGCACAGGTTGGTGAAAACGggactatacaaaaaaaaaaaaaatgtaacaagcTATTACTAAAACTCAAGTAGTCTAGTCATGGAAATgatcattattttatttatttttttacagttcaCAGGTTGTTTTTTATTAGAATTTTTATTTCGAAGCACAGATGGGTAAATGCACAAGTGGCATGTCATTGGCCGTTATACACTGTCCAATTTTGTCTAGTGTGTATGCTGTTACTTTTGTTAAACTGTGGAGAGTTGAACTGTAACGTGacattatagtatagtatcatTTTGTTATTCCTTCTTAACTTGCACAATCACTGAATGGATACGACCCCTGGGAGTTAAGAATGAATCCTCCAGCCTTGATTTTTAATATGCGCAGTATTTATCTTTGCAATGTCTAAATGTTAGATTTGTGACGATGAAGGACAATTTGCCACTGTTAAAACGGCCTCACTTCTTGGTGCGTTTGCGGTAATCATTTGAAATTGATCAAGCGTTTTAGTTGCACAAAGAAAGCAATATTCTAACAGATTTTGTACAATGGtaaatttggaaaaaataacCACAACCCACTTTATCAGTTATCTGCGGTATCTGGGCAAATTTTAatgtcccccccacccccaattCAACAGTAgacaaaggtaaaa
This window encodes:
- the pttg1ipb gene encoding PTTG1 interacting protein b — translated: MQSMAFTRLTMSGQFRSSAFVFALIFYGVIISAGAQTPTTSPATTPCALRSNTSCAECLQNVTCLWCMPTKQCVDYPVRNILPPSSICPLNDARWGLCWVNFQILIITMSVLGGIIIITILVCCFCCCKCERIGNKKEDAKVERQTRARKSRQKAKRTEMQLRHDEIRQKYGMAKDNPYARMDDH
- the sumo3b gene encoding small ubiquitin-related modifier 3, whose translation is MSEEKPKEGVKTENDHINLKVAGQDGSVVQFKIKRHTPLSKLMKAYCERQGLSIRQIRFRFDGQPINETDTPAQLEMEDEDTIDVFQQQTGGVCS